A section of the Candidatus Thioglobus autotrophicus genome encodes:
- a CDS encoding TylF/MycF/NovP-related O-methyltransferase — translation MKKFVKKAIYIFFDKLGYKISLKDSDNVEKFWSGLSPSQIRRLFHYEMFMKTISISGNIVECGVAGGGTLAFFKNLQKEFNCSRKIWGFDSFEGFSSPNSKDGSIFSSSYDRYNKKYAKFTVDWVKQNLIDLGAQNLDDNDISLIKGWIPDSFEYYDESPVSLLNLDVDIYEPTKAILEFFWPLLQDNAIILLDEYDFGKDAKKWPGAKIAIDEFCNEKNTSVSKHYTGRFYITKT, via the coding sequence ATGAAAAAATTCGTAAAGAAAGCTATATATATTTTTTTTGACAAATTAGGATATAAAATATCATTAAAAGATAGTGATAATGTTGAGAAATTTTGGTCAGGACTATCACCTAGTCAAATTAGACGTCTTTTTCACTACGAAATGTTTATGAAAACAATTTCTATTTCTGGAAATATTGTTGAATGTGGAGTTGCTGGAGGAGGAACTTTAGCATTCTTTAAAAATCTACAAAAGGAGTTTAATTGCTCGAGAAAGATATGGGGATTTGACTCATTTGAGGGATTCTCTTCACCAAATTCAAAGGATGGCAGTATTTTTTCTAGTTCATATGATCGCTATAATAAAAAATATGCAAAATTTACAGTTGATTGGGTAAAGCAAAATCTTATTGATCTAGGTGCTCAAAATTTAGATGATAATGACATCTCTCTTATCAAAGGCTGGATACCTGATTCATTTGAATATTATGATGAATCACCTGTTTCCCTTTTAAATCTAGATGTAGATATTTACGAGCCTACAAAGGCGATTTTAGAATTCTTTTGGCCATTACTTCAAGATAATGCAATAATCTTGCTTGATGAATATGATTTTGGCAAGGATGCCAAAAAGTGGCCAGGCGCTAAAATAGCGATAGATGAGTTTTGTAATGAAAAAAATACAAGTGTCAGTAAACACTATAC
- the nhaA gene encoding Na+/H+ antiporter NhaA: MKLYAPWEKAFEKISTPFEHFIHAQTTTGKILMFMTVLALILANTPLTENYEHLFHTKIDLNIGSWKLSHSIHHWINDGLMTLFFFMIGLEIKREILVGELSNIKVAALPIMAAIGGMVFPALIYLSLNVGEIGSGGWGVPMATDIAFAISVLVLLGKRVSTALVTFLVALAIVDDLGAVLVIAVFYTDQIHVVPLALSGVAFLILVIFNRFGIHMILPYFVMGTLMWFFVFESGVHATIAGVIAAMAVPSKPKHTSSSLSKDTKELLDKYDKYPPCENHMLHENQKAILINLQDKINAVRSPAARLEHDLHLPVALVVIPLFALANAGIAIDFSSIGAVIIEPISMGIILGLILGKVVGIFGVSWLAIKLKIAKLPDQSSMSQIFGIALLGGIGFTMSIFIADLAFLKTPELIFQAKVGILLASLFAGLSGFLWLRYVAKSTSEKRRSNRWWI; this comes from the coding sequence ATGAAGTTATACGCCCCATGGGAAAAGGCCTTTGAGAAAATCTCAACACCGTTTGAGCATTTTATTCATGCCCAAACCACAACTGGAAAAATCTTAATGTTTATGACGGTATTAGCATTAATTTTAGCCAATACGCCATTAACAGAAAACTACGAACATCTATTCCATACAAAAATAGATCTTAATATTGGTTCATGGAAGCTATCACACAGCATTCATCATTGGATCAACGACGGTCTGATGACTTTATTCTTTTTTATGATTGGACTAGAGATAAAAAGAGAAATCTTAGTAGGAGAATTGTCAAATATAAAAGTAGCAGCCCTGCCTATTATGGCCGCTATTGGCGGCATGGTTTTTCCTGCATTAATATATCTCAGCCTCAATGTAGGCGAGATTGGCTCCGGCGGTTGGGGGGTGCCTATGGCGACAGACATCGCCTTTGCAATTAGTGTATTAGTCCTATTAGGCAAAAGAGTCTCTACAGCATTGGTAACATTTTTAGTTGCACTGGCCATTGTTGATGACCTAGGCGCGGTTTTAGTGATTGCAGTATTTTATACCGATCAAATTCACGTTGTGCCGCTCGCCTTATCTGGTGTTGCTTTTTTAATTTTAGTCATCTTTAATCGTTTTGGTATTCATATGATTTTGCCTTATTTTGTCATGGGCACTCTCATGTGGTTCTTTGTGTTTGAGTCGGGCGTTCATGCGACTATTGCAGGCGTTATTGCTGCCATGGCAGTCCCTTCAAAACCCAAACACACTTCCTCAAGTCTCTCTAAAGATACTAAAGAATTACTCGATAAATATGACAAGTATCCCCCATGTGAAAACCACATGCTGCATGAAAATCAAAAGGCCATTCTCATCAATCTGCAGGATAAAATTAATGCTGTCAGATCTCCAGCTGCCAGGCTTGAACACGACTTACACCTTCCAGTCGCTTTAGTAGTTATCCCTTTATTTGCACTAGCCAACGCAGGTATTGCGATAGATTTCAGTTCGATTGGCGCTGTTATTATTGAACCCATATCAATGGGAATTATCTTAGGCCTTATTTTAGGAAAAGTAGTTGGAATATTTGGCGTTTCTTGGCTCGCTATAAAATTAAAAATCGCCAAACTTCCAGATCAAAGTAGCATGAGTCAAATTTTTGGCATCGCACTTTTAGGCGGTATTGGCTTCACCATGTCTATATTTATAGCAGACCTGGCATTTCTAAAAACTCCTGAACTCATTTTTCAAGCCAAAGTTGGAATTTTATTAGCTTCCTTGTTTGCTGGATTATCTGGATTTTTATGGCTTAGATATGTGGCAAAAAGCACCTCTGAAAAGAGACGCTCAAACAGATGGTGGATATAG
- the tkt gene encoding transketolase: MPSRRDLANAIRALSMDAVQKANSGHPGAPMGMADIAEVLWNDHMKYNPTSSKWADRDRFVLSNGHGSMLMYSLLHLTGFELRMDDIKDFRQLHAKTAGHPEYGYAEGIETTTGPLGQGITNAVGMAIAERTLGAQFNKPGHTIVDHHTYAFMGDGCLMEGLSHESCAMAGTLGLGKLIAFWDDNDISIDGHIGDWMEKGVPGRFNSYDWHVVAVDGHDADAISKAITEAKAVTDKPSLICCKTVIGFGSPNLSGTHDCHGAPLGDEEIAATRKELGWDSAPFEIPADIYAGWDHKEQGATDEAAWNDAFAAYKAEFPADAAEFERRMAGDLPANFEMEMDKFIAKTQEEMPKIASRQASQKAIEAMGPLLPEMFGGSADLTGSNLTNWSGTVKVNADNANGNYMSWGVREFGMAHMMNGMVLHGGFKVYGATFFMFMEFMRNALRMSALMKIGTIYVYTHDSIGLGEDGPTHQPVEQLATMRVIPNFETWRGCDATESAVSWKEAVIRDNGPTALVFSRQALAPNERTAEQVANISKGGYVLKDCAGTPDVVIIATGSEVGLAVESAAASSKNVRVVSMPCPERFDKQDGEYKESVLPTGVKRVAIEASIDNGWYKYVGLDGAIVGMKSFGESAPADQLFKEFGFTVENVVNTIDGLF; this comes from the coding sequence ATGCCATCACGCAGAGATCTAGCAAACGCGATTCGCGCCCTAAGTATGGACGCCGTTCAAAAAGCCAATTCAGGCCACCCAGGTGCACCAATGGGCATGGCAGATATTGCTGAAGTGCTTTGGAACGACCATATGAAGTACAACCCAACTAGCTCTAAGTGGGCTGATCGCGATCGTTTTGTTTTATCAAATGGCCACGGTTCAATGTTGATGTATTCGTTACTACATTTAACGGGTTTCGAATTAAGAATGGATGATATTAAAGATTTCCGTCAATTACACGCTAAAACTGCAGGCCACCCTGAGTATGGTTATGCTGAAGGTATTGAAACGACAACGGGCCCATTAGGCCAAGGTATCACTAATGCTGTTGGTATGGCAATTGCTGAGCGCACATTAGGCGCACAATTTAACAAGCCGGGTCATACGATTGTTGATCACCACACCTATGCCTTCATGGGCGACGGTTGTTTAATGGAAGGTTTGTCACATGAATCATGTGCAATGGCTGGCACATTAGGTTTGGGCAAGTTAATTGCATTCTGGGATGATAACGATATTTCAATTGATGGCCATATTGGTGATTGGATGGAAAAAGGCGTTCCAGGACGTTTTAATTCATACGATTGGCATGTTGTTGCTGTTGATGGTCATGATGCAGATGCAATCAGCAAAGCAATTACTGAGGCTAAGGCTGTTACTGATAAGCCATCTTTAATCTGTTGTAAGACAGTTATTGGCTTTGGTTCACCAAATTTATCTGGCACACACGATTGTCACGGCGCGCCATTAGGTGACGAAGAAATTGCAGCAACACGTAAAGAATTAGGCTGGGATTCAGCACCATTCGAGATTCCTGCTGACATCTACGCAGGTTGGGACCATAAAGAGCAAGGCGCTACTGATGAAGCAGCTTGGAATGATGCTTTTGCAGCATACAAGGCTGAGTTCCCTGCAGATGCAGCTGAATTTGAGCGTCGTATGGCCGGTGATTTACCAGCTAACTTTGAAATGGAAATGGATAAGTTCATTGCTAAGACTCAAGAAGAGATGCCAAAGATTGCTTCTCGTCAAGCATCACAAAAAGCTATTGAGGCAATGGGGCCATTACTACCAGAAATGTTTGGTGGCTCAGCTGACTTAACCGGTTCTAACCTAACCAACTGGTCAGGTACGGTTAAGGTTAATGCAGACAATGCTAATGGTAACTACATGTCATGGGGTGTGCGCGAGTTTGGTATGGCACACATGATGAACGGTATGGTTCTGCATGGTGGCTTTAAAGTTTACGGTGCAACCTTCTTCATGTTTATGGAGTTCATGCGTAATGCACTACGTATGTCTGCCTTAATGAAGATCGGCACGATTTACGTTTACACACATGATTCTATTGGCTTGGGCGAAGATGGTCCAACACACCAGCCAGTTGAGCAACTAGCAACAATGAGAGTTATTCCTAACTTTGAAACGTGGAGAGGTTGTGATGCAACTGAGTCTGCTGTTTCATGGAAAGAGGCAGTTATTAGAGATAACGGCCCAACTGCTTTAGTATTCTCACGTCAGGCGCTAGCGCCAAACGAGCGAACAGCTGAGCAAGTGGCTAATATCTCGAAAGGTGGTTATGTACTTAAAGACTGTGCTGGAACACCTGATGTTGTCATAATTGCAACGGGTTCAGAAGTTGGCTTAGCGGTTGAATCTGCAGCAGCGTCAAGCAAAAATGTTCGTGTTGTTTCTATGCCTTGTCCTGAAAGATTTGATAAGCAAGACGGCGAATACAAAGAAAGTGTTTTACCAACAGGTGTTAAGCGTGTTGCAATTGAAGCTAGTATTGACAATGGTTGGTACAAATATGTTGGTTTAGATGGCGCTATCGTTGGTATGAAATCATTCGGTGAGTCTGCACCAGCAGATCAATTATTTAAAGAATTTGGCTTCACAGTAGAAAATGTTGTAAACACTATTGATGGGCTTTTTTAA
- the gap gene encoding type I glyceraldehyde-3-phosphate dehydrogenase, with protein MTIKVGINGFGRIGRMAFRAIKKDFPELEVVGINDLLENDYLAYMLKYDTAQGRFDGEVAVEGNNFIIDGKKVRLSAERNPADLKWDEIGAEIVIDCTGFFLTEESCQAHIDAGAKKVVQSAPSKDGTPMFVYGVNHEEYAGQAIVSAASCTTNCLAPIAKVIDDNWGLKRGLMTTVHASTATQKTVDGPSMKDWRGGRAVFENIIPSSTGAAKAVGVVLPKLNGKLTGMAFRIPSVDVSVVDLTCELDKPATYEEICAAMKEASEGSMKGTLGYTEEAVVSSDFRGISQSSIFDAGAGIALDDTFVKVVSWYDNEYGYTCNMLRLVQHVA; from the coding sequence ATGACAATTAAAGTAGGTATTAACGGTTTTGGTCGTATTGGCCGCATGGCATTTCGTGCAATTAAAAAGGACTTCCCTGAATTAGAAGTAGTCGGTATTAACGACTTATTAGAAAATGATTACTTAGCATACATGCTTAAGTACGATACAGCACAAGGTCGTTTTGACGGTGAAGTAGCGGTTGAAGGAAACAACTTTATTATCGATGGCAAGAAAGTTCGTCTTTCAGCTGAGCGTAATCCTGCAGACCTTAAGTGGGATGAAATTGGTGCAGAGATCGTCATCGATTGTACGGGTTTCTTCTTAACTGAAGAGTCTTGTCAGGCACACATTGATGCGGGTGCTAAGAAAGTTGTTCAATCAGCGCCTTCTAAAGATGGTACGCCAATGTTTGTATACGGTGTAAACCACGAAGAATACGCAGGTCAAGCAATCGTTTCAGCAGCTTCTTGTACAACTAACTGTCTAGCGCCAATTGCAAAAGTTATCGACGATAACTGGGGCTTAAAGCGTGGTTTAATGACGACGGTTCACGCATCTACTGCAACGCAGAAGACTGTTGACGGTCCTTCAATGAAAGATTGGAGAGGTGGACGTGCAGTATTTGAGAACATCATTCCTTCATCAACAGGTGCTGCTAAGGCAGTAGGCGTGGTATTGCCTAAGCTTAACGGCAAATTAACAGGTATGGCTTTCCGTATTCCTTCGGTTGACGTTTCGGTTGTTGATCTAACTTGTGAGTTAGATAAGCCTGCAACTTACGAAGAAATTTGTGCAGCCATGAAAGAAGCTTCTGAAGGTTCTATGAAAGGCACATTAGGTTATACAGAAGAAGCGGTTGTTTCTTCTGACTTCCGTGGCATTAGCCAATCTTCAATCTTTGATGCTGGTGCAGGTATTGCGCTAGACGATACGTTTGTAAAGGTTGTGTCTTGGTACGATAATGAGTATGGTTACACATGTAACATGCTTCGTTTAGTACAGCACGTAGCTTAA
- a CDS encoding DUF302 domain-containing protein produces the protein MPDLIIKDSQLSVEEVIEKLKEAVPNNKFGILHSYDIKQTLAGKGQVLAEECHVFEICNPVVAKNILEKDMNLASVLPCRISVYTMDGATKVGMASPTKHIAQLTDLDLSLIIDPVEQALINIVDQSIA, from the coding sequence ATGCCAGATTTAATCATCAAAGACTCTCAACTTAGTGTTGAAGAAGTCATTGAAAAATTAAAAGAAGCAGTTCCAAACAATAAGTTTGGAATTTTGCATTCTTACGATATTAAACAAACACTGGCTGGAAAAGGCCAAGTATTGGCAGAAGAGTGCCATGTGTTTGAAATTTGCAACCCAGTGGTGGCAAAGAATATCCTCGAGAAGGATATGAATTTGGCAAGTGTTTTACCTTGTCGAATTTCGGTATATACAATGGATGGCGCCACTAAAGTAGGAATGGCGTCACCCACTAAACATATTGCTCAATTGACGGATTTAGATTTATCTCTAATCATCGATCCAGTTGAGCAAGCATTGATCAACATTGTTGATCAGTCAATTGCATAA
- a CDS encoding phosphoglycerate kinase produces the protein MSVINLSDLDLSSKKVLIRQDLNVPIKDGVVTSDKRIKASVPTIKMAMKQGAKVLLMSHRGRPTEGEYSDEFTLQPVADRLTEILGVTVRLEKDWLNGVEMNDGEVVLCENVRFNEGEMANDDALSKQMAAMCDIFAMDAFGTAHRAQASTHGVAKYAPIACSGPLLSGELEALGKALDNPKRPMVAIVGGSKVSTKLTVLESLSKIVDQLVVGGGIANTFIAAQGHNVGKSLCENDLIPTAQKLMKDCEIPVPTDVVCGKEFSETAAAETKNANEVVDDDMIFDIGPNSAQELADIMKNAGTIVWNGPVGVFEFDQFEGGTKTIAMAIAESDAFSIAGGGDTLAAVDKYDIEDKVSYISTGGGAFLEFLEGKKLPAVEILEQRAAE, from the coding sequence ATGTCAGTTATCAATTTATCAGATCTAGATCTAAGCTCTAAAAAAGTCTTAATTCGTCAAGATTTAAACGTCCCTATTAAAGACGGTGTTGTTACCAGCGATAAGCGTATTAAGGCTTCTGTGCCAACTATTAAGATGGCTATGAAGCAAGGCGCAAAAGTGCTACTTATGTCGCACCGTGGTCGCCCGACTGAAGGTGAATATAGTGATGAGTTTACTTTGCAGCCAGTGGCAGATCGCTTAACAGAAATCTTAGGCGTAACAGTGCGTTTAGAAAAAGATTGGTTAAATGGTGTTGAGATGAATGACGGTGAAGTAGTTTTATGTGAGAACGTCCGTTTTAATGAAGGCGAAATGGCAAATGACGACGCACTATCAAAGCAAATGGCTGCGATGTGTGACATCTTTGCCATGGATGCATTTGGTACGGCGCACCGTGCGCAGGCTTCTACACATGGTGTAGCCAAGTATGCGCCAATTGCTTGTTCTGGTCCGCTACTTTCAGGCGAGCTTGAAGCATTAGGCAAGGCACTCGATAATCCTAAGCGTCCAATGGTGGCGATTGTTGGTGGCTCTAAGGTGTCAACCAAGCTAACCGTATTAGAATCTTTATCTAAAATTGTTGATCAATTGGTTGTTGGTGGCGGTATTGCCAATACTTTCATTGCGGCTCAAGGCCACAATGTGGGCAAATCATTATGTGAAAACGACCTTATTCCTACTGCACAAAAATTAATGAAGGACTGTGAAATTCCTGTTCCTACAGACGTTGTTTGTGGCAAAGAGTTTTCTGAGACAGCTGCAGCTGAAACTAAGAATGCAAATGAAGTGGTTGATGACGATATGATTTTTGATATTGGTCCAAATTCAGCACAAGAATTAGCAGATATTATGAAAAATGCTGGCACAATCGTTTGGAATGGTCCAGTAGGCGTGTTCGAGTTCGATCAGTTTGAAGGTGGTACAAAAACAATTGCAATGGCAATTGCTGAGTCTGATGCGTTTTCAATTGCAGGTGGTGGCGATACACTAGCGGCAGTTGATAAATATGATATTGAAGACAAGGTTAGCTACATCTCAACTGGCGGCGGCGCATTCTTAGAATTCTTAGAAGGTAAAAAATTACCAGCAGTAGAAATTCTAGAGCAAAGAGCGGCGGAGTAA
- the pyk gene encoding pyruvate kinase: protein MIRRTKILATLGPATDRPGVLDSILAAGVNVVRVNFSHGSEAEHLGRVKAVRDWAHANDTYIGVLMDLQGPKIRTASFKDGIKITLNNGDHFALDADQDELSGDQASVGIAYKTLPQEVKPGNILILDDGKIVLQVSSIDGNKINTLVTQGGILSDKKGINLRGGGLSANALTEKDKKDIFTAAKAKADYVALSFPINGDDVRETKALLSKAGCEAGVISKIERAESLEKDTILDIINESAGIMVARGDLGVEIGDAQLPAQQKRLIQMARANDRIVITATQMLESMIENPIPTRAEVFDVANAVLDGTDAVMLSAETAAGNFPENAVRTMAEVCLEAEKNPIAKESHHRLNESFEYIDETIAMSAMYAANHLGAKIVVSLTQTGKTAMWMSRISSGISIYAMSDNIQTLRKVTLYRGVYPCSIDKDTSSEWSDVNQKVIDTLIKNSVVEDRDLVVLTKGMYKDKSGGTNMMKILRVGDANY from the coding sequence TTGATCAGAAGAACTAAAATATTAGCAACTCTAGGTCCGGCAACAGATAGACCAGGAGTTTTAGATAGTATTCTGGCAGCGGGCGTCAATGTCGTGCGCGTGAACTTTTCCCATGGCTCTGAAGCAGAGCATTTGGGCCGGGTTAAAGCGGTTCGTGACTGGGCGCATGCAAACGATACTTATATTGGTGTACTGATGGACCTTCAAGGTCCTAAGATTCGCACCGCATCTTTTAAAGATGGTATAAAAATTACCTTAAATAATGGTGATCATTTTGCGCTTGATGCGGATCAGGATGAATTATCAGGCGATCAGGCTTCTGTTGGTATTGCTTATAAAACACTACCTCAAGAGGTTAAGCCAGGCAATATTTTAATCCTGGATGACGGAAAAATTGTTCTACAAGTAAGCAGTATCGACGGTAATAAGATTAACACTCTGGTTACTCAGGGCGGTATCTTGTCTGATAAGAAAGGTATTAATTTACGTGGTGGCGGCTTGTCTGCTAATGCGCTTACTGAAAAAGACAAAAAAGATATCTTTACGGCTGCAAAAGCTAAAGCTGACTATGTTGCTTTATCATTCCCGATTAATGGTGATGATGTTCGTGAAACTAAAGCCTTACTCTCTAAAGCGGGTTGTGAAGCAGGCGTTATCTCAAAAATTGAGCGTGCAGAGTCGTTAGAAAAAGACACCATTCTTGATATTATTAATGAATCTGCCGGCATTATGGTGGCACGTGGTGATTTGGGTGTTGAAATTGGTGATGCACAACTACCAGCACAACAAAAACGCCTCATTCAAATGGCGCGAGCGAATGATCGCATTGTTATTACTGCGACGCAAATGCTTGAGTCCATGATTGAAAATCCAATCCCAACACGAGCCGAAGTTTTTGACGTGGCTAATGCGGTACTTGATGGTACTGATGCGGTGATGCTGTCAGCAGAAACAGCAGCTGGAAATTTTCCTGAAAATGCAGTACGCACTATGGCAGAAGTTTGCCTTGAAGCAGAGAAAAATCCAATTGCCAAAGAGTCACATCATCGATTGAATGAGTCGTTTGAGTATATTGATGAAACTATTGCTATGAGTGCTATGTACGCCGCTAATCATTTAGGGGCAAAGATTGTAGTATCGTTGACTCAGACTGGAAAGACGGCCATGTGGATGTCTCGAATTAGCTCAGGTATTTCAATTTATGCGATGTCAGACAATATTCAGACGTTGCGCAAGGTTACTCTGTATCGTGGCGTATATCCATGCAGTATTGATAAAGACACCAGCTCAGAATGGTCAGATGTTAACCAAAAAGTTATTGATACACTGATAAAAAACAGTGTTGTTGAGGATAGAGATTTGGTAGTATTGACCAAAGGAATGTATAAAGATAAATCAGGTGGAACCAACATGATGAAGATCCTTCGTGTCGGCGATGCTAACTATTAA
- the fba gene encoding class II fructose-bisphosphate aldolase (catalyzes the reversible aldol condensation of dihydroxyacetonephosphate and glyceraldehyde 3-phosphate in the Calvin cycle, glycolysis, and/or gluconeogenesis), which yields MLISLRELLDHAAENSYGMPAFNVNNMEQVHAIMEAADRTNSPVIMQGSAGARGYAGEPFLRHLIIAATEMYPHIPVVMHQDHGSEPAVCLRSIQSGFSSVMMDGSLEADCKTPSSFEYNVDVTKNVVAMAHAGGVSVEGELGCLGSLETGEMGEEDGHGAEGKLDLDMLLTGVEEAADFVKATNVDALAIAIGTSHGAYKFTQEPTGEILRIDRIKEIHARIPDTHLVMHGSSSVPQDWLKIINDFGGDMGQTYGVPVSEIQEGIKNGVRKVNIDTDLRMASTGSIRKHLAENTANFDPRKFYREATTAMSDIVAARFEAFGAAGQADKITVTSLDEMSQKYAAGELDANVK from the coding sequence ATGTTAATTTCATTAAGAGAATTATTAGACCATGCTGCAGAAAACAGCTACGGCATGCCGGCGTTTAACGTTAACAACATGGAGCAGGTTCATGCGATCATGGAAGCGGCTGATAGAACTAATTCACCCGTTATCATGCAGGGTTCTGCAGGTGCACGTGGTTATGCAGGCGAGCCGTTCTTACGTCACTTAATTATTGCAGCCACTGAAATGTACCCACATATCCCAGTAGTTATGCATCAGGATCATGGTTCAGAGCCAGCAGTTTGTTTGCGCTCAATTCAGTCAGGTTTTTCATCAGTGATGATGGATGGCTCTTTAGAAGCAGACTGTAAAACACCATCTTCATTTGAGTACAATGTTGACGTGACTAAAAATGTTGTGGCAATGGCTCACGCCGGTGGTGTTTCAGTTGAAGGTGAATTAGGTTGTTTAGGTTCATTAGAAACAGGTGAAATGGGCGAGGAAGATGGCCATGGCGCTGAAGGTAAATTAGACCTTGATATGTTATTAACAGGTGTTGAAGAAGCGGCTGATTTTGTTAAGGCAACTAACGTTGACGCTTTAGCGATTGCTATTGGTACATCGCACGGTGCTTACAAGTTTACTCAAGAGCCAACAGGTGAAATTTTACGTATTGACCGTATTAAAGAAATTCATGCGCGTATTCCGGACACACATCTCGTGATGCACGGTTCTTCATCAGTGCCACAAGATTGGTTAAAGATCATCAACGACTTTGGTGGTGATATGGGCCAAACTTATGGTGTGCCAGTGAGCGAAATTCAAGAAGGTATTAAAAATGGTGTGCGTAAAGTTAACATCGATACCGACTTGCGTATGGCTTCTACCGGTTCGATTCGTAAGCACTTAGCTGAAAACACAGCAAACTTTGATCCACGTAAATTCTACAGAGAAGCAACAACTGCTATGAGCGATATCGTTGCAGCACGCTTTGAAGCATTTGGTGCAGCAGGGCAAGCAGATAAAATTACCGTGACTTCATTAGATGAAATGAGTCAAAAGTATGCAGCAGGTGAGTTGGACGCAAACGTTAAGTAA